A portion of the Colius striatus isolate bColStr4 chromosome 1, bColStr4.1.hap1, whole genome shotgun sequence genome contains these proteins:
- the RAP1B gene encoding ras-related protein Rap-1b produces MREYKLVVLGSGGVGKSALTVQFVQGIFVEKYDPTIEDSYRKQVEVDAQQCMLEILDTAGTEQFTAMRDLYMKNGQGFALVYSITAQSTFNDLQDLREQILRVKDTDDVPMILVGNKCDLEDERVVGKEQGQNLARQWNNCAFLESSAKSKINVNEIFYDLVRQINRKTPVPGKARKKSSCQLL; encoded by the exons ATGCGTGAATACAAGCTAGTGGTTCTTGGTTCTGGAGGTGTTGGAAAGTCTGCCCTG ACTGTACAGTTTGTTCAAGGAATATTTGTTGAAAAATACGATCCTACGATAGAAGACTCCTACAGAAAG CAAGTTGAAGTAGATGCACAACAGTGTATGCTTGAAATCTTAGATACTGCAGGAACG GAACAGTTTACAGCAATGAGAGACCTATACATGAAAAACGGACAAGGTTTTGCATTAGTATATTCCATCACAGCACAGTCCACATTTAACGATTTACAGGATCTAAGAGAACAGATTCTTCGAGTCAAAGACACTGATGAT GTGCCTATGATTCTGGTTGGCAATAAGTGTGACTTGGAAGATGAAAGAGTTGTGGGAAAAGAACAAGGTCAAAACCTAGCAAGGCAATGGAATAACTGTGCATTCTTAGAGTCTTCTGCAAAGTCGAAGATAAATGTTAACGAG ATCTTTTATGACCTTGTGCGAcaaattaacagaaaaactCCGGTGCCTGGAAAAGCACGCAAAAAGTCATCATGTCAGCTACTTTAA